cataaaaaaacgtttaaaaacacATAATTTTAAGTAAACAGTCCAAGTACAAAAAAGTAACTAACCAAACTCATATCTACTTTTCATCATCTCTTTCTGATTACTCCAGCCCCTGGGGATGGTGTTGAGGGGATACCAACATACAAATGAATTTACGTTCTTTTCTTCAGTAATTCCCCCCGCAACATATATGTTGCGCTggcctaaaagtaaaaaaaatgtattcattagaAAGTTACTACTTTacatggatgcctcacttgccaaatcaattaactccataaaacaaaaagtagagaatatTTATAGAAAGCGTTATTTATAGAAATAAATAGACTCtcatgttacattttctgccatcaccatggtcagaaatgtactgaaccaaaactttaatataaattcacatgataAGCAATAATAAAacactattgaagcagaaatgaggattttttttaaaaaagtggaaatcgatttggcaattgaggcatccatatgCGTGACTGACTAGTCCAAGTAAAAAGTCACCAAAGATATTTAACAGACTCGATTCTCTGACAGCACATTAgtttgaagtcaaaaaaaaaaaaaacttttactaattttgtCATGAAACAATCGTTGGGGAAATAATAGGGAACTAATGTATTATCAgcttctttctaatggggctgcatTAGAGACATTACTTTCGGCAAAAATAGTAAAATCTCCAGATATTGCATTCTGTCTTTCAAATAGCACCAGTAATGGTGGATGCCATTACCACGACAATTTTGACATTCAATTTCCCCACCAGATGCAGGCACACAGGCTCTATTTGATGCAAAACAGCACTATGACTTTTGTCAAGAGCACACTAAGCCAAATAAGTACTCCAGAGATGGAGTATGCCAGAGACTCTGCTACATACCCCATAATAATATGACATGGACGTATCAATTTTCTCCTTTTTGAAAATCCAATGATTGGACCCAGGTTCAAACCTCCGATTTTGGGGATAAGCGACCAGTGTTTAACAACTACACCACTCTGTCTATGTACTATCCTATATCCATGTACCATTCCTAGTCTATGTATCATCCATTAGGGAGACTATTCTCAACAATTGCATACTTTATTAGATTTAATCAATATCATTTTAACTATGATGATAAATTTTTTCATGTATGATCTACAACAGTATACAAAGCTATGAATGTCTGAGTAATAGAAGCGCATAATAAATGAAAATCAGTGAGTGCTACAGAAACTCTTAAGCAAGCAGATTACAAAATACCTACAAAATCAAAACTAGTGAGTAAAAGCATATCATCAGCTGAAATGCACAAGACTTACTCTTAAAGCTTAAAAGTATGATACTCTATTTCAGTTCCAAACCAGCCTCCAAGTTTATGACTTGGCTGACTAACCCTCTAAGCGGCCCTATCCTGTATTGAAACAAGATGTATATGTAATATAACTCACCCATAACAGCCACTCCAGTTCTAGAAACACGAAAAGGTAGATTCTGTAGGGAAGTCCAAGTTTTATCCAGAGGATTGAAGCATGATACAGTTGTTATAGGGTTTTTGTGGTGTTCACCACCGACCAACACTATTTTGTCATGTTCTCCTTTAAAAGGTAAATACAAGGAAAATTTTATGACAAACAAAAATTTAAGACAatattttctgcacaaaaataatgaatacatgaaatattgcatttttgaaaaggaaatgctcaaaGCATTAGAAGCTAAGATTCCTACAAAATATGTCTGACCAGAAAATGAATTGTTATTGATcagggtatcttaataaatcaggatttcaagtttagtcaacagtgcagcattgaaAGTAGGGATGTGCCATTCATGAACAAACAGGTCAAAAACAACGAGTCCTTCAAATGAATGGATCCGtttgttcacttaaaaaatgaacgattgTTCTTTTGAACAGTGAGCAGCTTGGAGCA
This sequence is a window from Uloborus diversus isolate 005 chromosome 10, Udiv.v.3.1, whole genome shotgun sequence. Protein-coding genes within it:
- the LOC129231121 gene encoding kelch-like protein 29 codes for the protein MSTITRPRLSCGEHDKIVLVGGEHHKNPITTVSCFNPLDKTWTSLQNLPFRVSRTGVAVMGQRNIYVAGGITEEKNVNSFVCWYPLNTIPRGWSNQKEMMKSRYEFG